From the Anaeromyxobacter sp. genome, one window contains:
- a CDS encoding response regulator, with amino-acid sequence MTALSRPRVLCVDDEPMVLEGLKRHLGRRFDVSLASGGGAGLVTIDQEAPFAVVVSDMRMPGMDGAAFLARVRATSPDTVRVLLTGHADFSSALAAVNEGQIFRFLVKPCPPETMLATLDAAAEQHRLLHAERELLEQTLTGAVKALSEVLALAHPLAFGRATRLHRTVAALCTRLHVADRWHIEVAAQLSQLGCLQLPAALVEKLHQGLPLTPVEQVQADRVPALADQLLANVPRLGPVREILAAQGRRYDGADDPYAKEKGAGLPLGARLLRLAVDLDTLETSGLGAVQAAAALQGRPGLYDPQLLAVLVEEVASREGAEVLELALWQLKAGMVLAADVTSLAGVLLVARGFTVSQGLLMRLQGLTVGVREPLRVVVGSRP; translated from the coding sequence GTGACCGCGCTCTCCAGGCCCAGGGTGCTGTGCGTGGACGACGAGCCCATGGTGCTCGAGGGGCTGAAGCGCCACCTGGGGCGCCGCTTCGACGTGAGCCTGGCGTCGGGCGGCGGGGCCGGGCTGGTCACCATCGACCAGGAGGCGCCGTTCGCGGTGGTGGTCTCCGACATGCGCATGCCGGGCATGGACGGGGCCGCCTTCCTGGCGCGGGTGCGGGCCACCTCGCCGGACACCGTGCGGGTGCTGCTGACCGGCCACGCCGACTTCAGCTCGGCGCTGGCGGCGGTCAACGAGGGGCAGATCTTCCGCTTCCTGGTGAAGCCCTGCCCGCCCGAGACCATGCTGGCCACGCTGGACGCCGCGGCCGAGCAGCACCGCCTGCTCCACGCCGAGCGGGAGCTGCTGGAGCAGACCCTCACCGGCGCGGTCAAGGCGCTCTCCGAGGTGCTGGCGCTGGCCCACCCGCTGGCCTTCGGGCGGGCCACCCGCCTGCACCGCACCGTGGCGGCGCTGTGCACGCGCCTGCACGTGGCCGATCGCTGGCACATCGAGGTGGCGGCGCAGCTCTCCCAGCTGGGCTGCCTGCAGCTGCCGGCGGCGCTGGTGGAGAAGCTGCACCAGGGCCTGCCGCTCACCCCGGTCGAGCAGGTGCAGGCCGATCGGGTGCCGGCCCTGGCCGACCAGCTGCTGGCCAACGTCCCCAGGCTGGGGCCGGTGCGCGAGATCCTGGCCGCCCAGGGGCGTCGCTACGACGGCGCCGACGACCCGTACGCCAAGGAGAAGGGGGCCGGGCTGCCGCTGGGGGCGCGCCTGCTCCGGCTGGCGGTGGACCTCGACACCCTGGAGACCTCCGGGCTCGGGGCGGTGCAGGCGGCCGCCGCGCTGCAAGGGCGGCCGGGCCTCTACGATCCTCAGCTGCTGGCGGTGCTGGTCGAGGAGGTGGCCAGCCGGGAGGGCGCGGAGGTGCTGGAGCTGGCCCTCTGGCAGCTCAAGGCCGGGATGGTGCTGGCGGCCGACGTCACCAGCCTGGCCGGCGTGCTGCTGGTGGCCCGCGGCTTCACCGTCTCGCAGGGGCTGCTGATGCGGCTGCAGGGGCTGACGGTGGGCGTGCGCGAGCCGCTCCGCGTCGTGGTGGGCAGCCGGCCATAG
- a CDS encoding NrtA/SsuA/CpmA family ABC transporter substrate-binding protein: MVQLAAIVLLALGCTERRAARPLEPLTIAVGTLPNFRLVYVAQAKGYFEREGLAVSLQPHPFGKLALAALLAGQADLAACAETPVVFAELRGDRLSVLAAHSTATRNNAVLARVQAGITRPADLAGKRIGVTLATSGDFFLDTFLLRYGVDRAGVRLVDLKPDEMAGALERGEVDAVATWSPTVQDLTRRFAGQLTTHYVEDLHAEAALLVGRRGFAERRPEAARKVLRALLVAETLFREQPAEARRLAAAQFAEDPAVLDVMLGQFDYRVRLDQSLVVLMEEEARWARRIGQAGPQATPSFLEAIDPAPLLSLKPEAVGLIR, translated from the coding sequence GTGGTCCAGCTCGCGGCCATCGTCCTGCTGGCGCTCGGCTGCACCGAGCGGCGCGCCGCCCGGCCGCTCGAGCCGCTCACCATCGCGGTGGGCACGCTGCCCAACTTCCGCCTGGTCTACGTGGCCCAGGCCAAGGGCTACTTCGAGCGCGAGGGGCTGGCGGTCAGCCTGCAGCCCCACCCGTTCGGGAAGCTGGCCCTGGCCGCGCTGCTGGCCGGCCAGGCCGACCTGGCCGCCTGCGCCGAGACCCCGGTGGTGTTCGCCGAGCTCCGCGGGGATCGGCTCTCGGTGCTGGCGGCCCACTCCACCGCCACCAGGAACAACGCCGTGCTGGCCAGGGTGCAGGCCGGCATCACCCGCCCGGCCGACCTGGCCGGGAAGCGCATCGGCGTCACCCTGGCCACCAGCGGCGACTTCTTCCTCGACACCTTCCTCCTGCGGTACGGGGTGGACCGCGCCGGGGTGCGGCTGGTGGACCTCAAGCCGGACGAGATGGCCGGGGCGCTGGAGCGGGGCGAGGTGGACGCCGTGGCCACCTGGAGCCCGACGGTGCAGGACCTGACGCGCCGCTTCGCCGGGCAGCTGACGACCCATTACGTGGAGGACCTGCACGCCGAGGCGGCGCTGCTGGTGGGGCGGCGGGGCTTCGCCGAGCGCCGCCCCGAGGCGGCCAGGAAGGTGCTGCGCGCCCTGCTGGTGGCCGAGACGCTCTTCCGCGAGCAGCCGGCGGAGGCGCGCCGGTTGGCCGCGGCCCAGTTCGCCGAGGACCCCGCCGTCCTCGACGTCATGCTCGGCCAGTTCGACTACCGGGTGCGGCTCGACCAGAGCCTGGTGGTGCTGATGGAGGAGGAGGCCCGCTGGGCTCGGCGCATCGGCCAGGCGGGCCCCCAGGCCACCCCCAGCTTCCTCGAGGCCATCGATCCCGCGCCGCTCCTCTCGCTCAAG